The DNA region CGAGCTCTTCGAGCTCCTTGGCCAGATCCAGCAGCGGGTCGCTGACCCCGAGCGCCTGGAGGACCTCGTCCGCGGATTCCTTGACGAGCTTCGCGCGGGGATCGTAGTTCTTGTACACCCGATGCCCGAAGCCCATGAGCTTCACGCCTTCTTCTTTGTTCTTCACCCGCTCGACGAAGCGCTGCACGCTCTCACCGGAATCGCGGATGCGCGCGAGCATGTCCAGCACCGCTTCGTTGGCGCCGCCGTGCAGCGGGCCGTAGAGCGCGTTGATCCCGGCGGAGATCGACGAGAACTGGTTGGCACCGGTCGACCCGACCAGCCGGACGGTCGAGGTCGAGGCGTTCTGCTCGTGGTCCTCGTGCAGGATCAGCAGCCGCTCCAGCGCGCGGGACATCACCGGGTCGACGTCGTAGATCTCCGAGAGCACCCCGAAGTTCAGCTTCAGGAAGTTGTCGACGAAGCTCAGGTTGTTGTCCGGATACAGGAATGCCTGGCCGATGCTCTTCTTGTGCGCGTACGCCGCGATGACGGGCATCTTCGCCAGCATCCGGATCGTGTTCAGCTCGATGTGCTCGGGGTTGTTCGGGTCGGACTGGTTCTCGTAGTAGGTCGACAGCGCCGAGGTCGCCGAGGACAGCATCGACATGGGGTGGGCGGTCGGCGGAAGGGCCGAGAAGAACCGCTTGAGGTCCTCGTGCAGAAGCGTGTGGTGCCGGATCCGGTCATCGAACTCGCCGAGCTGGTCGGCGCTGGGCAGCTCGCCGTAGATGAGCAGCCACGCGACTTCGAGGTAGGTGCTGTTCTGCGCCAGCTGCTCGATCGGATATCCCCGGTACCGGAGGATCCCCTGGTCGCCGTCGATGAACGTGATCGCGGATTTCGTCGCGGCGGTGTTGACGAAGCCGTAATCCAGCGCCGTGTGGCCGGTCTGCCGTGTGAACGTGGACACGTCCACGCTCGGCATCGTCCCGTTCGTGCCGTGAAGCAGTGGGAACTCGGCGGTCCGATCACCGATGGTGAGGATGGCTTTGTCCTGCTGGGTGCCCGCGTCGCTCACGGCGCCTCCTCGCGATTCCTGGTCGGTCCGGGGGTTTCGAGGGCCCTGCGGGTCGCACCGTGGGGCGAGTCCGAGGGCCGACGCGATGACAGGGGATGCACCGTCACCGCGCCGTTACAGCCTAATGGCCCCGTCGGCATACTGCGGACACGGCCAAAGCCGGGCGGATTCGGCTGGAGGAAACCTCAGCGCCGTTCACCGCGCACCCAGACGCGCGGCCGCCGCGGCGATCCGCTCGTCGGTGGCCGTCAGCGAGAGGCGGACGTGGCGGGGGAAGTGCTCGCCGTAGAAGTGGCCGGGCCCGGCGAGGATGCCCAGCTCGGCCAGGCGCCCGAGGCTGTCCCACGCGTCCCGGCCCTCGGTGGCCCACAGATAGAGTCCGGCCTCGCTGGAATCGATCCGGAAGCCGGCGGATTCGAGCGCGGGCTTGAGCGTGGCCCGCCGGGCGCGGTAGCGGTCCTTCTGCTCCGCGACGTGCTGGTCGTCCCCGAGCGCCGCGACCATGGCGGTCTGCACGGGCGCCGGCAGCAGCAGGCCGAGATGCTTGCGTCCGGTGGTCAGCCGCGCGACGATCTCCGGATCGCCGGCGAGGAACGCCGCACGGTATCCGGCGAGATTCGACTGCTTGCTCAGGGAGTACACCGACAGGATGCCGCGGACGTCACCATCGCTCACGCGGGGGTCCAGCACGGACGGGATCGGCTCGGCGTCCCACGGCGCCTCCCAGCCCAACTCGGCATAGCACTCGTCCGAGGCCAGGACGGCGCCCAGCTCGCGCGCCCGCGTCACCGCAGCACGCAGGGAGTCGGCATCCAGCACCCGTCCGTCCGGATTGCCGGGCGAGTTGAGCCAGACCAGCCGCGTCCCGTCCGGCCAGGACTGCGGGTCGTCCGCCGCGATCGGCGTGGCGCCCACCAGGCGCGCGCCGACCTCGTACGTCGGGTAGGCCGCACGCGGGTGCACGACGACGTCACCGGGGCCGAGATCCAACAGCAGCGGCAGGAGCGCCACCAGCTCCTTGGAGCCGATCGTGGGCAGCACGTTCTGCGGGCTCAGGCCCGGCACGCCACGGCGACGCGCGTACCACTCCACGATGGCTTCCCGCAGGGCGGGCGTACCGACGGTCTGCGGATAGGCGTGCGCGTCCGTCGCGGCGGACAGCGCGGCGCCGATGACGCGCGGAGTGGGGTCCACCGGCGACCCGATCGAGAGGTCGACCAGACCGTCGGGATGGGCGCGTGCCCGCGTCGCATACGGTGCGACGGCATCCCAGGGGTAATCGGCGAGGTCCGCGACGCCCACGGCGCTACGGAGCCTGCGGCGGAAGGGCGTCGATGATCGGGTGATCCTTGTGGATGACCCCGACCTTGGCGGCACCGCCGGGCGAGCCGACGTCCTCGAACCATTCGACGTTCGCCTTGTAGTAGTCCTGCCACTCGTCGGGCAGGTCGTCCTCGTAGTAGATCGCCTCGACCGGGCAGACCGGCTCGCACGCGCCGCAGTCCACGCATTCGTCGGGGTGGATGTACAGCATCCGATCACCCTCGTAGATGCAGTCGACCGGGCATTCGTCGATGCAGGCGCGGTCTTTCACATCCACGCACGGAAGAGCGATCACATACGTCACGTGTTCAGTCTAATTCGACCGGGCAGCCATGTCGGTCGCCGGCGCAGCCAGACGGCTCGGCCACGCCACCGCGACGGCCACCAGGATCGGCACCGCGATGCTCCAGATGACCGCGAGGTCCGTCTGCGGCACGATGACCGAACCGCCGGGACCCCGACCCGAGAACACCAGCGTCGCCGCGATCATGCCGGCCCCTGCGGCCAGACCCGCCCAACGATCGGAGGTCAGCAGCCGCACCGCGGCCAGGAGGGCGGCGCTGCCGATGATCGCCAGCACGAGGCCCAGCGGGAACCAGCCCAGACGGTACGCGTGCGCGATCGTCCCGGCCAGGCCGTACACGGCGCCGACGACGACGGCGACGACCCATGTCGCGATGCGGGGGATGGCGGACTTCACGCGGGCAAGCTTACGTTCCGATACACGGCATTCGTCGCTCGCCGCCGTCAAGCGGCCAGCCCCCAGAGCCGCAGCAGGGCCGCGACCAGCGCCGCCGCGACGACCACCACCAGGAACGGGGCCCGGACCAGCAGCAGGCCGGCGGCCACCAGGACGGCGGGGATCCGCGCGTCCACGACGACGGCCTGCCCGGCGCCGAGCGTCTGCACCGCGACCAGGGCGGACAGCAGCGCCACGGTCAGCAGGTCCGCGATCCGCGCGGGCCGCGGCGCCTCCAGCAGCCGCTGCGGCATGAGGTAGCCGAGTGTCTTCAGCGCGACGCAGATGATCGAGGCCAGCAGCACCGCGTTCCAGAGCGTCACGGCAGACCCTCCCGCTCCGCGACATCCCCCGGCTCGTCGGGCGGTTCGACGCCCAGACCCAGCCAGTTGAACCAGCCCACCAGGACGGCGACGGCGGCCGCCACCAGCACCGGCACCCCGGGCATCAGGGCGGGCGTGAGGACGGTCGCCACGACCGCCGCGGCGATGCCGACCGCGATCGGCTGACGGTGCCGCAGCCGCGGCCACAGCAGGGCCAGGAATGCGGCGGCGGCCGCGGCATCCAGGCCATACGCGCGCGGATCCCCCAGCACGTCGCCGAGCAGGGCGCCGGCGAGCGTGGACAGGTTCCACCCGACGTAGATGCCGATCCCGGTGACCCAGAAGCCCAGGGTGCGGGCGCGACGCGTGGTCTGTGCCAGCGACACGGCGGTCGATTCGTCGATCGTGAAGTGGGCGGCGGCCGCGCGGCGCCAGAAGCCGGTGCCCAGCACGGGCGACATCCGCATGCCGTACGCGATGTTGCGCACGCCGAGGAGGGATGCCGAGGCGATCGCCGCGGGGGCGGCGGCCAGTCCCCCGGCGGCGATGACCCCGACGAAGGCGAACTGCGAACCACCCGTGAACATCACCAGGCTGAGCACGCACGTCTGCCAGACATCGAGCCCGGCGGCGACGGCCAGCGCCCCGAACGAGACCCCGTATGCACTGGTGGCCAGAGCCACGCTCAGGCCCTGACGCCACGCGCGCCGGCTCTCGGCATCCCCAGTGGCGGGCTCGGAACTCACCCGGTCGAGCCTACCGACCGGTGCGTCCGGCGCCGTCGGGCCGCAGCGAAGTCCGCGGCCCGACGGCAGCGACGGATCAGGCGTTGGCGTCCTGGCGCTTCATTCGCGACGTGGCGCGGGCGCGTTCGGTCTGGTCGAGGTTCACCTTGCGGATGCGCACGATCTCGGGAGTGACCTCGACGCACTCGTCCTCGCGGGCGAACTCGAGGCTCTCCTCGAGCGAGAGCTGGCGCGAGGGGGTCATCGACTCGAACGTGTCGGAGGTGGACTGACGCATGTTCGTCAGCTTCTTCTCCTTGGTGATGTTCACGTCCATGTCGTCGTTGCGCGAGTTCTCGCCGATCACCATGCCCTCGTACACCTCCTGGGTGGGCTGCACGAAGAAGGACATGCGCTCCTGCAGCGCGATGATCGCGAACGGCGTCACCACACCCGAGCGGTCCGCGACGATCGAGCCGTTCTGCCGGGTCACGATCTGGCCGGCCCACGGCTCGTAGCCGTGCGAGATCGCGTTGGCGATGCCGGTGCCGCGGGTGGTGGTGAGGAACTCGGTGCGGAAGCCGATCAGGCCCCGCGAGGGGACGACGAACTCCATGCGCACCCAGCCGGTGCCGTGGTTGGTCATGTTGTCCATGCGGCCCTTGCGCGCGGCCAGCAGCTGGGTGATCGCGCCGAGGTACTCCTCGGGAGCATCGATCGTGAGGTGCTCGAAGGGCTCGTACACCTTGCCGTCGATCTTCTTGGTGACCACCTGCGGCTTGCCGACGGTCAGTTCGAAGCCTTCGCGGCGCATGTTCTCCACCAGGATCGCCAGCGCCAGCTCACCGCGGCCCTGGACCTCCCACGCGTCGGGACGGCCGATGTCGACGACCTTGAGCGAGACGTTTCCGATCAGCTCGCGGTCCAGACGGTCTTTGACCAGGCGCGCAGTCAGCTTGTGACCCTTGACCTTTCCGGCCAGCGGCGAGGTGTTGGTCCCGATCGTCATCGAGATCGCCGGCTCGTCGACGTGGATCTGCGGCAGCGGCCGCACGTCGTCGGGGTCGGCGATCGTCTCGCCGATGGTGATGTCCGGGAACCCGGCGATGGCCACGATGTCACCGGGACCGGCGCTTTCGGCCGGGTAGCGCTCCAGAGCGCGCGTCTTGAGC from Microbacterium sp. zg-B185 includes:
- a CDS encoding citrate synthase; translated protein: MSDAGTQQDKAILTIGDRTAEFPLLHGTNGTMPSVDVSTFTRQTGHTALDYGFVNTAATKSAITFIDGDQGILRYRGYPIEQLAQNSTYLEVAWLLIYGELPSADQLGEFDDRIRHHTLLHEDLKRFFSALPPTAHPMSMLSSATSALSTYYENQSDPNNPEHIELNTIRMLAKMPVIAAYAHKKSIGQAFLYPDNNLSFVDNFLKLNFGVLSEIYDVDPVMSRALERLLILHEDHEQNASTSTVRLVGSTGANQFSSISAGINALYGPLHGGANEAVLDMLARIRDSGESVQRFVERVKNKEEGVKLMGFGHRVYKNYDPRAKLVKESADEVLQALGVSDPLLDLAKELEELALSDDYFRERRLYPNVDFYTGVIYKAMGFPTRMFTVLFAIGRLPGWLAHWREMQTDPQTKIGRPQQLYTGAPERDYPGVG
- the dapC gene encoding succinyldiaminopimelate transaminase — encoded protein: MGVADLADYPWDAVAPYATRARAHPDGLVDLSIGSPVDPTPRVIGAALSAATDAHAYPQTVGTPALREAIVEWYARRRGVPGLSPQNVLPTIGSKELVALLPLLLDLGPGDVVVHPRAAYPTYEVGARLVGATPIAADDPQSWPDGTRLVWLNSPGNPDGRVLDADSLRAAVTRARELGAVLASDECYAELGWEAPWDAEPIPSVLDPRVSDGDVRGILSVYSLSKQSNLAGYRAAFLAGDPEIVARLTTGRKHLGLLLPAPVQTAMVAALGDDQHVAEQKDRYRARRATLKPALESAGFRIDSSEAGLYLWATEGRDAWDSLGRLAELGILAGPGHFYGEHFPRHVRLSLTATDERIAAAAARLGAR
- the fdxA gene encoding ferredoxin, encoding MTYVIALPCVDVKDRACIDECPVDCIYEGDRMLYIHPDECVDCGACEPVCPVEAIYYEDDLPDEWQDYYKANVEWFEDVGSPGGAAKVGVIHKDHPIIDALPPQAP
- a CDS encoding DUF6113 family protein, whose protein sequence is MKSAIPRIATWVVAVVVGAVYGLAGTIAHAYRLGWFPLGLVLAIIGSAALLAAVRLLTSDRWAGLAAGAGMIAATLVFSGRGPGGSVIVPQTDLAVIWSIAVPILVAVAVAWPSRLAAPATDMAARSN
- a CDS encoding AzlD domain-containing protein, with the protein product MTLWNAVLLASIICVALKTLGYLMPQRLLEAPRPARIADLLTVALLSALVAVQTLGAGQAVVVDARIPAVLVAAGLLLVRAPFLVVVVAAALVAALLRLWGLAA
- a CDS encoding AzlC family ABC transporter permease encodes the protein MSSEPATGDAESRRAWRQGLSVALATSAYGVSFGALAVAAGLDVWQTCVLSLVMFTGGSQFAFVGVIAAGGLAAAPAAIASASLLGVRNIAYGMRMSPVLGTGFWRRAAAAHFTIDESTAVSLAQTTRRARTLGFWVTGIGIYVGWNLSTLAGALLGDVLGDPRAYGLDAAAAAAFLALLWPRLRHRQPIAVGIAAAVVATVLTPALMPGVPVLVAAAVAVLVGWFNWLGLGVEPPDEPGDVAEREGLP
- the typA gene encoding translational GTPase TypA — encoded protein: MARALRSDLRNVAIVAHVDHGKTTLVDAMLRQTGSFGSHEHMEERAMDSNDLEREKGITILAKNTAITYKGVHATDGPVTINVIDTPGHADFGGEVERGLSMVDGVVLLVDASEGPLPQTRFVLRKALEAKLPVILLVNKTDRPDARIAEVEEESHDLLLGLASDLVDDVPDLDVDALLDVPVVYASGRAGAASRNRPENGSLPDNDDLEPLFEAILEHVPAPSYDDEAPLQAWVTNLDSSPFLGRLALLRVFNGTLKKGQTVAWVRADGTTSSARITELLKTRALERYPAESAGPGDIVAIAGFPDITIGETIADPDDVRPLPQIHVDEPAISMTIGTNTSPLAGKVKGHKLTARLVKDRLDRELIGNVSLKVVDIGRPDAWEVQGRGELALAILVENMRREGFELTVGKPQVVTKKIDGKVYEPFEHLTIDAPEEYLGAITQLLAARKGRMDNMTNHGTGWVRMEFVVPSRGLIGFRTEFLTTTRGTGIANAISHGYEPWAGQIVTRQNGSIVADRSGVVTPFAIIALQERMSFFVQPTQEVYEGMVIGENSRNDDMDVNITKEKKLTNMRQSTSDTFESMTPSRQLSLEESLEFAREDECVEVTPEIVRIRKVNLDQTERARATSRMKRQDANA